A DNA window from Hordeum vulgare subsp. vulgare chromosome 1H, MorexV3_pseudomolecules_assembly, whole genome shotgun sequence contains the following coding sequences:
- the LOC123421803 gene encoding uncharacterized protein LOC123421803 isoform X2 yields MASTFSVADERDKYFNAQSTGSTNKSQDGEENTVPTFIKDFIQQKQKLLDDFERTFLLPTNSSDAIACLEKCTIDIKCVATLVLKGSVKHVKEQYEVKLTPRETSNLKKLPITPPSKDQTMTVVDKTNDAKKEKRQSTTSVKPLQEHPSGSGESPGKGLQPGKKTLEATEGKHGKAPKPIEGPK; encoded by the exons ATGGCGTCTACGTTTAGCGTTGCCGATGAACGAGACAAGTATTTCAATGCACAATCCACTGGTTCCACAAATAAAAGTCAAGATGGGGAAGAAAACACTGTGCCTACGTTTATTAAAG ACTTTATCCAGCAGAAGCAAAAACTACTAGACGATTTCGAGAGGACATTCCTGCTGCCTACCAACTCAAGTGATGCAATAGCTTGCTTGGAAAAATGTACAATCGATATCAAATGCGTCGCTACCCTTGTTTTGAAGGGCAGTGTGAAG CATGTGAAAGAACAATATGAGGTGAAGCTTACGCCAAGAGAAACGAGTAATCTCAAGAAACTGCCTATCACTCCCCCATCCAAGGACCAGACCATGACCGTCGTCGATAAGACAAATGATGCAAAGAAAGAGAAAA GACAATCTACGACTTCAGTAAAACCTTTGCAAGAACACCCTTCCGGCTCTGGAGAATCACctggaaaaggtctccaacctggAAAGAAAACTCTGGAAGCCACTGAAGGGAAACATGGAAAGGCTCCAAAACCTATAGAAGGTCCTAAGTAA
- the LOC123421803 gene encoding uncharacterized protein LOC123421803 isoform X1 — translation MASTFSVADERDKYFNAQSTGSTNKSQDGEENTVPTFIKDFIQQKQKLLDDFERTFLLPTNSSDAIACLEKCTIDIKCVATLVLKGSVKHVKEQYEVKLTPRETSNLKKLPITPPSKDQTMTVVDKTNDAKKEKSKGSHLPLSSTNDAKKEKRQSTTSVKPLQEHPSGSGESPGKGLQPGKKTLEATEGKHGKAPKPIEGPK, via the exons ATGGCGTCTACGTTTAGCGTTGCCGATGAACGAGACAAGTATTTCAATGCACAATCCACTGGTTCCACAAATAAAAGTCAAGATGGGGAAGAAAACACTGTGCCTACGTTTATTAAAG ACTTTATCCAGCAGAAGCAAAAACTACTAGACGATTTCGAGAGGACATTCCTGCTGCCTACCAACTCAAGTGATGCAATAGCTTGCTTGGAAAAATGTACAATCGATATCAAATGCGTCGCTACCCTTGTTTTGAAGGGCAGTGTGAAG CATGTGAAAGAACAATATGAGGTGAAGCTTACGCCAAGAGAAACGAGTAATCTCAAGAAACTGCCTATCACTCCCCCATCCAAGGACCAGACCATGACCGTCGTCGATAAGACAAATGATGCAAAGAAAGAGAAAAGTAAGGGCTCCCATCTTCCTCTATCATCGACAAATGATGCAAAGAAAGAGAAAA GACAATCTACGACTTCAGTAAAACCTTTGCAAGAACACCCTTCCGGCTCTGGAGAATCACctggaaaaggtctccaacctggAAAGAAAACTCTGGAAGCCACTGAAGGGAAACATGGAAAGGCTCCAAAACCTATAGAAGGTCCTAAGTAA
- the LOC123421803 gene encoding uncharacterized protein LOC123421803 isoform X3 — MASTFSVADERDKYFNAQSTGSTNKSQDGEENTVPTFIKDFIQQKQKLLDDFERTFLLPTNSSDAIACLEKCTIDIKCVATLVLKGSVKHVKEQYEVKLTPRETSNLKKLPITPPSKDQTMTVVDKTNDAKKEKSKGSHLPLSSTNDAKKEKSEGSLLPLSRIL; from the exons ATGGCGTCTACGTTTAGCGTTGCCGATGAACGAGACAAGTATTTCAATGCACAATCCACTGGTTCCACAAATAAAAGTCAAGATGGGGAAGAAAACACTGTGCCTACGTTTATTAAAG ACTTTATCCAGCAGAAGCAAAAACTACTAGACGATTTCGAGAGGACATTCCTGCTGCCTACCAACTCAAGTGATGCAATAGCTTGCTTGGAAAAATGTACAATCGATATCAAATGCGTCGCTACCCTTGTTTTGAAGGGCAGTGTGAAG CATGTGAAAGAACAATATGAGGTGAAGCTTACGCCAAGAGAAACGAGTAATCTCAAGAAACTGCCTATCACTCCCCCATCCAAGGACCAGACCATGACCGTCGTCGATAAGACAAATGATGCAAAGAAAGAGAAAAGTAAGGGCTCCCATCTTCCTCTATCATCGACAAATGATGCAAAGAAAGAGAAAAGTGAGGGCtcccttcttcctctatctcgtaTTCTTTGA